The genomic region aaGGCTTATCCAAAGGATTTCTACCCACTTCTAAGAATCGATCAAGTAGTGGACCCACTTCTTTGTATGACTTGTTAAGCATGATTGATGCCTCTTAAGGATACCATCAATATGTTGGCCCCTGAGAACCACAAAAGAGTCAACTTTTTTACCTTCGGTCGTACCTTCTGCTATATACGCATACCTTTTGGACTTAAAAATGCAGGTGCCATGTATCAACGCTTAGTGGATAAAATCTTTCGCTCATAAAGAGTAAAAAAGTAGAGTATCACATGATAGACTTGGAAGAAACGTTCGAGGTCCTAAGGAAGTACGAAACAAAGCTTAACTCAGCTAAATGCACGTTCGCGCTTTGAAGGGACGATTCCTATCCTTCATGTGACTGAGAGAACTCCCTCAAAAATCAAGACAATCCTGGACTTGAAGGCACCAGCCAATGTGCACGAGTACAACGACTGACGAGAAGAATAATGGCTCTCGGTCGTTTTATTTCCAAATCCTCTGAGAAAAACTTATGGGATTTAGTTTGTCAACACGTGTTTGAAGAACTCAAGAAATATTTGGCAAGACTCCCACTACTAGCCAAGCTATCCCCGTGGGATACATTACACATCTACGTCTCCACGACCCTTATGGCGGTCAGCTCGATCTTCCTTAGAGAGGAAGCAGGAAAACAAAtgacatatactatataagcAAAGTACTCAATGGAGCAAAAGAGCAAAACACGCCTTTGGAAAACAATGGCCTTTGCCTTGGTGATCACCGCACGAAGGTTGCATCCCTATTTTCTCTCACATCCCTTGGGCATAGATAAACCTCCCTCTGAAGCAGACTGTGAAAAAACTTGATATATCTGGTAGACTAATAAAGTGGGTTGTGGAATTGGACGAACATGATATTTTCTACCTACCTCGAACAGCTATCAAAGCACAAGTCTTAGCTGATTCAGCCCATcagtttatgaaaatgaacCTAGTAGCCTAAAAGAACTTTTATGGTCTAAATGAAAATCATGGCATGCAAGACAAAAGTTGTTAGAAAACGGCAGCTAGAAGACTAGGATATGAACACTTGTCAGTagatctttaattttaatgtgtATTCAGCCTTAGCTTCATAAATGAAAAGGGACACCAAAAAATTTGCAGCAAAATCTCTTCCATCTTTCAATTCTGGAGTCTATCCCAGCTTGaatcgaaaaattataatttttaactatatcaTTTGGTACTTTTCATTTCAATCTCTTCTCCACCATATCACCTTCTGCTCCAAACTTTGAACTGAAATTTCAACTTCTTCAACCTTCTCTCGCGTCCCTCACAGCGATAGTGCAAGATGTTCGTTCCTCTATGAATTTTTGTGCGAGTTAACGATGGTTGCATTCCAACCTACGATGGCAAATCTCCCTaacttttctttctcctcACAGCCCACCCACTTCGTCTCCTCGGCACCCAATTCTCATTCAGCAATGCTAGTGAATCCCCACCGCCAAGTTCACGATTCATAACACCTTGCTGCATCTTAGTCCACCACCAGTCCGCCCCGCTCATTTTCGTTGCTCCCATTTGCTCCCCACAAACAACCAATCATCGAAGTTGGTCGCCTCTCGTCCTCTACTACCGCAAGAATGCCAGGTTGCCATAGCTACCCTTTCCCCCGCCATGAAGCGACTGTCACTAATCTCTCATATTATTGTGagtaatttattgtaatgaGTATTTGTCCCACGTTGttgtgaatttattgatcTAATGATGCATTCTCAATGTATTAATATTGCTGTAAATTATTAACTAGGattattgcatttatttttaccttaacttttcatttttcgtTCCTAATCTCTAGTAgactattttttcaatttttttgaagtaatTATGAAGGGGCATTTTGGTCCTTAAGTTAAAAGTTATTGGTACTCTCTtctaaaatttagtgtaattatacgtaaacttTTTTTAGTTTAGTAAATTCCACTTAGTATATTTGACATTCGTTTCACctaacaaatagatctttcccttagttaaaattcagtgaatttgctcatattataaaaaaataaaaattcataattattcctaattgacttattacagatcaataatattttctgacctaactactcttataaaggtgaaaatatacttcaTCAGATGTATTAGCatatgaagatgtataaggacagtttttggtaagaaaaagatatatttgatttagagtaaattatgtTTGTCATCCAAACTATGCATGTTTTTATACATtgacatctaaatttttttgtgtatcaATTTGTCATCTCAATTTTGCCAAATTTACACTTTACcatatatgattgatttttagttgatttttttgtagaaaaaatatcacatgttgtgcatatgtgaaaaatattacatcacgTAACTCTTAaacatcacattttttttgacaaagaCTTcggtgaaaaaataattataaatggcaaagtgtaaaatttcataaagttgaaATGGTAAGTAGGcactaaaaaaaagtttagatgccaaagtgtaaaaacgatCATAGTTcggatgataaaatattattaacccCTTGATTTATATAAGTCAGCAATAAGCCAATTagaggtaaatatgaattttcactattttttttatcaatatcaacaaatttaataaattttgactaatcgagaaatttatttatttgatgaaaataaacatctattaaatataaattttcaaacaagatgaggtctacgtataattatataaaactcATGGGAAaacggtgtaattatcccaggAACTAATGACAGGGAGATCTTTGCTcatgttttaaaattaagggAAGGAAGAGCAAATAGCTATAATTGAGCGGaggttaatgtaatttttccttaatttcttACATGAGTTGCGGTTTCAAGGAGCAGGAGAAACAAACATAGCAAGAAGAAAGATCTCACTCAACGGACGCGGACAACTACTTCACCATTGATTCTTCTTTTGGTAAATTCCTTGCATACACCTCTACATACACGTATACGTATACGTATTTCCACAAACACACAGAGTTGACGCatgtatatgtaataataatgtgTATCTTGAATTGTTTTTCACAGTGATTATTCATCCATGGCAGGCGCTACGTCGGCGCTGTTTATTCTAGACATCAAGGGCCGGTGTTTGATCAGCCGCGATTATCGGGGGCAGGTCTCCGCCGCCCAGGTCGAGAAGTTCTTCTCTAAGCTCCTTGAGAAAGAGGTACATTTATCCACACACAAACATCGGTCTTGTGCCTGATTGAAAGCTTATCTAAATTTTCCGGTTCTTGAAAACGGGTTTCTCGCCTGATTAGCCTAGCAGAGGATTTATGGGTTATTGATCTCTTCAAAGATTTGAAATCTGTAGTTTGTTTTAATCTATGAAAcaatatatacacatgtatCTGTGTTGTGTGTGAGTGAGTAACAGAGAATTGAGAAGAATGAAATATTCTTGGTAAAAAATGTAGTCTTGCAGCCACAAGAATAAGAATTCTAAGAGAAAATTGATGTCAGGTGTTGATTTCTTTGACTACAGAGGATTTAAGAGGAGGATGTCAGGAGTTGATTCCTttagaatgaaaattattgCTAAAATGAATATTTGCCCAGAAACAGTTGCAATCAAATGATGCATAAAGGTGAACACCGTGTCCTGCTTTATAATGTCATGTGAATCCTACTTTCTTACAGTATAGGAAATTGCAAGACAGATTGTGAGATTCATGTAAAAAACAAGGAACACAAGAGGATTTTTATGTCTTTTGAGAATGTTCCAACGTCCATGATTACTGAACATTCTCTTACTTGGATAGAGTTTCATATAACTACTTACAACTGTAGTTAGACTATAGAGAAATGTTGGGTTCGCCTCCACATTCCAACAATCTCATGATGCACATATAGAGAACTTGAGAGTCGTTATGTTTAACATTTCCAAGTTGGAACTAAGAATGACTTAGTCAGTTTTAGGGAAAGTTTTAGTTCTTTGACCTTGTTGTGATTGTACTTGATTTTGCTTTGTTGTAGGACGATATAGAGTCTCATGGCCCAGTTTGCTTTGAAAACGGCGTGAGCTACATGTTTATTCAACACAGTAATGTGTACTTGATGACTGCATCGAGGCAGAACTGCAACGTAGCTAGCCTCCTCTTCTTCCTGCATCGTGTTGTGGACGTAAGTTATCTTGGTAATGATTAAGGTTTCAGCATTACAGTTTGAGGTAATCACTTGCCTTCATTAGCAGGTTTTCAAGCATTATTTTGAAGAGCTGGAAGAGGAATCTCTTAGAGACAACTTTGTTGTAGTGGTAAGTACGAGAAATTGCTTCTTTAGCAATGCTAAATACTATGGTCTTTAAATGATCAAActaatgattttgaaaaatggcaGTATGAATTGCTAGACGAAATCATGGACTTTGGCTATCCTCAGTATACTGAAGCTAAGATACTTAGCGAGTTTATTAAGACGGATGCTTATAAAATGGAAGGCACACAGCGGCCTCCAATGGCTGTGACAAATGCAGTATCCTGGCGCAGTGAAGGCGTAGTTTACAGGACCAATGAAGTAGggaaattgattttctttttcttttctctttcttttgatttttgtgatCAAATTGGCCCTctaattcatttattacagCATATGTTTTTGTTCCTATCAGGTGTTTCTTGATGTTGTGGAAAGTGTAAATATTCTTGTCAACAGCAACGGGCAAATAATCCGTTCCGAGGTCTATGGGGCGTTAAAAATGCGAACACGTCTCAGGTTCTTGGCTTATCATCTTTTCTGCACatactttgtgtttttttatatcCATGGCATGACAACATAACATTTGTCTGCACAAGTTGCTCATGGGAATGGCTTGCATATGTAACTGTAAGAAATACTGGATGATTTCATTAGCATATGTTTGTCGTTCTGTTCCATCCCCTTGCAAATAGCTCATGGGAGCATTATATACAAATGTCGTACTGATAGCTCACCAATTATTCTCAACGAAAGGATCCTTCTGATGTTTCTTTCCACTTCAATATGGATAATTCATGTACTTCTGATGTCTTTCTCTTACAGTGGCATGCCAGAATGTAAGCTTGGCCTTAACGATAGGGTCCTGTTGGAGGCTCAAGATCGGGCAACAAAAGGAAAAGCCATTGATCTGGACGACGTTAAATTCCATCAGTAAGCTCTTCTGCTTGAAAAAATGGGATGCAATTACACTTTAGcatgaaataaatcaaatcaatgaCGGCCTTTACTAAAGTTAAAAACTTCTGTATGGAAACTAATTATATTCTCCTTTGGCCCTACTTTCAGATGTGTCCGCCTCGCTCGGTTTGAAAATGACCGTACAATCTCTTTCATACCCCCCGATGGATCATTTGATCTTATGACTTATAGACTCAGTACACAGGTACTGATTTTTGCTTAGCATTTATATAGCATAtcctaatatttgatgttagATCGCATGAATCACAACCACCGGTTTAACTTCAACAGCTACCTCAACATTTTATAGTTCTTAATAATTTGACCTCTTAGGTAAAACCACTTATATGGGTGGAAGCTCTAGTTGAGAGGTATTCAAGAAGCCGCGTGGAGATGACTGTAAAAGCTAAAAGCCAGTTCAAGGAGCGAAGGTATACCTCTCTACTTTCCTCCTTTACAATTAGATTCCTCCCtagtaatttgtttttatgtgaatCACGTTTGTTTAGTTCCAACCAATCATATAACTAGTATTGTTatacttgtcatgtgattggtcattCTCCTCAAACTTTCCATATACAAGTGAATTACACTTTCCATGTGATTTGCTTGGAACTAGCCGAACCTAGTTCAAGTTAGAACTTCGTGAAGGGTGAAAAAAGTACTCCTTTTGGAATTTAGCTGACCTGTGTTGCTACTTTTATGTTGTATGTGTTGAAAACGGCCACCGATTCATACAGCACTGCGACAAATGTGACAATTGAGTTGCCTGTGCCATCTGATGCTACAAATCCTAGTATACGAACATCAATGGGAACTGCTAAATATGCTCCTGAAACAGATGCCCTATTATGGAAAATTAAATCGTTTCCTGGTAACAAGGTCAGGCTTCTTGGTAGAAAGCTTGTTGTCCGCTTCTCATAGCTTTACTCCGATGTATACTCTTATtctcaaatttaaatgatatGCAGGAGTATATGTTGAGGGCAGAGTTTAGACTTCCTTCTATAGTATCTGAGGATGCAGTGGCCGACAGAAAAGCTCCCATCCGTGTGAAATTTGAGATACCGTACTTCACTGTCTCCGGTATTCAGGTGTGCATCAACAATGGCTTTTCATGTTCATTTTTTTACTTGatgttaaaaaattcaacaacacCAATATCCTCAACTAGTTCACTATTGTTATCaggaataattacaatagAACAACTcgattttgaataattacactgcATCAAGTGCTGTACTGCAGATTTATCCCCCAAAACATCAAATGGTCATGAGCAATCTGTAATGTTGAACCTGCAGTAGTcttggtgtaatttttcatatagaTGGatctttttgtaatatatacaaaCTTCTGCAACTATCTACTCAATTATCCCGATTGTTTAACAACAGAACTAACAAGAGATAAGTTAATAGAAAACATACATAATCCTTTGTGGGAAATAGAGATACTAGTCCTAAAATTGCTGGAGGCGTGTGATTAGTATAGTTCATGTCTTAAAAGAAGCATCTCATCCAGCTTATTTATGCTTgtgatgaaaattatatagcCCTTGTGCAAATAAGTCCATAGATCCCTGCTCTATTGCTGCAACTTGGTTCCTTAGATTGAATCGACGCTTTGTGACTATTATGTTTAATGAAATGTGGGTGCATGATTCTGGGATTGGACAGGTTCGTTACCTTAAGATTATTGAGAAAAGCGGGTATCAAGCACTTCCATGGGTGAGATACATAACAATGGCTGGCGACTACGAATTAAGGCTTATCTGAGTGTTGGAAAATGCTTCAGCAGCACAACATTGTGGTCTGGTCTGAATGTTTCCTTTCCACAAACCTGTTCTCAATGTACCTTGTCTTAACCTTGGTGCTCCAGATTCTTGCATTATGTTATCGGGAGTAGGAACCATTCTTTCGAATCTTTGAATAAATTCTTGCAATCTTTTCAGTTTACTTGAGTTGGTTCGAGCATGATTGTACTGTAAGAAAACAATGTACGACCTTAACTTGTAATAAACAGATCATAGGAAAACACGatttttggaaatatttaCTATGTATAGGAGTTATATGAAGATAGTGCGAAACATCAATACAAGCCGTGTTTACCTACCAGCCCCGTCTGCCTAAAACCTTTATcgcacacacaaaaaaaattagaaacaacTTAGGACTATGAAGAAGTAATACTGGACAATCTCTGcgtaaattgatcaaatactTCATCACGGGGCAAAACGCTGATCCTAACATATTTCGGGCTCTCCCCAAAGTGCTTCCCGCTTCTAGTTAGTATCTTATGGTTGCGAAGAAAGCTCTCACAGTCCTCCGTTTCACCTTCACACTTCAGCCATGCAAAAGCTGCACAACATAAGAATAATACAAGTCAGATTGACTGCAGATGGCCAGaagataaattgataaaagttGAAAGAATTTGGAGAGTTGAAAACTTCCTGAAGTCCGGCACATtaggaaaagaaatttgttcgcttttattattaaatattatgaaaaaataactgaaaatTTCACCTGGTTGTGATGCAAACGTACGACCACTAAAGGCGCACTTGCTGTGGGGAAACTCCGGCAAACTAAAGAGCTTGCTCCTTTTCACTGCATCTCTAAGTTGCTTCCACCTCCTTGCCATGAGGTTGTAACTATGATCAAAGAAGGCTTCCACTTCCTTGACACTACCTCTGTGTTCATGGGAATCGGACAAAACTTGTAAAATCTTTGCTGCGCGAAGCTGTGACTCTTTGGACACTCCAATGGTGCTGAGCACAATGAATTCAGTCATTTTCTTGGCGATTTCCTGATCCTTAACAAGAGCCCAACTGCCAAGTACAAACTGAAATCATAACGAGCAAACCATGGTTGCTATAAAACATGTTATGACTGTTGCCAACCAACACGTTATTCCAACTTATATTTGAGCTCAAGAAACTGAGCAAGTGAACAAGCATAATGTTTATAACAATCATAGTATTAAGATGTTTTTTTGCTCACCCCAG from Sesamum indicum cultivar Zhongzhi No. 13 linkage group LG3, S_indicum_v1.0, whole genome shotgun sequence harbors:
- the LOC105157252 gene encoding AP-1 complex subunit mu-2-like isoform X1; its protein translation is MAGATSALFILDIKGRCLISRDYRGQVSAAQVEKFFSKLLEKEDDIESHGPVCFENGVSYMFIQHSNVYLMTASRQNCNVASLLFFLHRVVDVFKHYFEELEEESLRDNFVVVYELLDEIMDFGYPQYTEAKILSEFIKTDAYKMEGTQRPPMAVTNAVSWRSEGVVYRTNEVFLDVVESVNILVNSNGQIIRSEVYGALKMRTRLSGMPECKLGLNDRVLLEAQDRATKGKAIDLDDVKFHQCVRLARFENDRTISFIPPDGSFDLMTYRLSTQVKPLIWVEALVERYSRSRVEMTVKAKSQFKERSTATNVTIELPVPSDATNPSIRTSMGTAKYAPETDALLWKIKSFPGNKEYMLRAEFRLPSIVSEDAVADRKAPIRVKFEIPYFTVSGIQVRYLKIIEKSGYQALPWVRYITMAGDYELRLI
- the LOC105157252 gene encoding AP-1 complex subunit mu-2-like isoform X2, whose protein sequence is MFIQHSNVYLMTASRQNCNVASLLFFLHRVVDVFKHYFEELEEESLRDNFVVVYELLDEIMDFGYPQYTEAKILSEFIKTDAYKMEGTQRPPMAVTNAVSWRSEGVVYRTNEVFLDVVESVNILVNSNGQIIRSEVYGALKMRTRLSGMPECKLGLNDRVLLEAQDRATKGKAIDLDDVKFHQCVRLARFENDRTISFIPPDGSFDLMTYRLSTQVKPLIWVEALVERYSRSRVEMTVKAKSQFKERSTATNVTIELPVPSDATNPSIRTSMGTAKYAPETDALLWKIKSFPGNKEYMLRAEFRLPSIVSEDAVADRKAPIRVKFEIPYFTVSGIQVRYLKIIEKSGYQALPWVRYITMAGDYELRLI